One window of the Colletotrichum destructivum chromosome 4, complete sequence genome contains the following:
- a CDS encoding Putative Acyl transferase domain superfamily, phosphopantetheine binding ACP domain, thiolase — protein MAPGIISSTNGDESDDSLVVLDNSPMSVGNGNHHNNGITNATSNGPDGNGAPNSNNDQIDGPISTNGHMNGRDGPDTSPTSPDAAIAICGMACRLPGGLHTPQQLWEFLLAKGDAKSVVPESRYNVDAFYDPSGRPGTVKTRHGYFLDADLTKVDGAFSSFVRGSLERMDPHHIQMMEVARECLEDAGVTGWRGGLIGCYVGSFGEDWIEMNAKENQPYGVYRTTGSGDFMLSNHVSYELDLKGPSMTIRTACSAAMVALHEACRAIRRGDCESAIVGGANLILAPGMTQAMSEQGVLSPEGSCKTFSADADGYGRGEAVSALFIKPLDAALRDGNPVRAIIKQTATNADGKTQGVSMPSTESHEALIRKAYELANIEDFSKTTFVECHGTGTPTGDPIETNAVARVFGSRERQLFIGSVKPNLGHSEGASGLTSLIKVVMALENRVIPPNIKFSRPNPNIPFKESNLVVPVDATPWPKEAYERASINSFGIGGTNAHAILDSARSYGVEKDPRPSSSLSSLSSSSSSSSSMIQQQQQQETLNADDEPQLLLYSANSSSSLKKTVENFQPFVENNPDKLAQLAYTLANGREHLAHRAFAMVTRGGDPVVSPFVRAPQPQQSPDVVMVFTGQGAQWPAMGAELLRQNNSVFQSTIRSLDAALDKALLTKPEWSLERELLKVGKQSRMELAEVSQPLCAAVQIALVNTLASVGVRPIAVVGHSSGEIGGAYAAGALTAREAIVVAWLRGVAAKRQQRTGSMAAVGLGWDEVKPYLAGTKAVVACENSPHSVTISGDSPAVEAVLAKIKQSPPPGGKDVLARLLKIDKAYHSYHMAEVGDWYRAALEEHHVVGDGAARNNCLFYSSVSGKLLRPGDSLGPGYWKRNLESPVLFSTAVSQMLQNPELSKPNRAVFLEVGPHSAMAGPLRQIMAKVLPPPVASLPYVSAMVRGRNCIESYLTAVGKLHQVNVSIDLRALLPRDGSKPFLADLPRYAWDHEETAWWESRTSKEWRSRKHPYHELLGVRTTESTDLEPAWRNVFHIEQSPWVRDHVIAEDVVFPFAGYMAMAAEAARQATGVEDGYALRHVIVSTALVVTDGKPLELLTTLRPRRLTDSLDSQWWEFSIASHNGALWTKHCTGQVRSLSRGVDGGGIPPSCGDDARHSMTRTLGTRKAYNIMQEVGLRYGPFFQALQNIKTGTLDRSAAAAVRVPELEGGAAQQPYHLHPIMLDACLQILSVAATRGYTKRLDMVIPTLVEELEVYRSTSAVELLSEAQVNSLGAITGSARCFADGQVVLRMAGARLAPLPGQSAAGGAKDTHSTARYTWSPHVDFLDERSLIDTPAAEDRELYLPVLDEMTQLSLVYADRRLAPLRTEVPFMAKYGSWIREQASRADAALVEMEDWALFEAVKSRLHSLHDTAAAGAALAIFKILSSITGIFQGRDSASNVLLADDSLAKVRILRDRAFDTSRLLCQLAFSRPDLRVLELEAGMGTQTAEALGSLALETGGPVMYSAYTFTDLSSGVVTAAKERFKAAANMQYKTLDISQPLEEQGFAGDNDDDGYDVIIATNVMHTTPTLSDSLSNLRRLLRPNGRVILQEFSAGSSKWLNFIMGAMPRWWSGVTDGRVDAPYMDLASWGSALSAAGLAVSASMPDAERETLRQNSMMIVRHADFVAKSPSGREVTLLCRTGSEEPDVVERLKRELAQAGYVVNQRTLGDEIPQGEDVVALLDEQDAFFDGIDEERYVAFKSLVRAASAGGSGIFWITRLCQVPPFESPSHAQVLGTARTIRSEAAVAFATCEVDDTSASAGSIAAVFRQFQTAREAKPATATDDAMTLDPDYEYAIVDNVVHAGRFCPFSIADELRCADARDRIVLDKGKPGLAMALSWNRRVPVPLVQNLVEVKVSAAGLNFRDVLSANGIVDMPEEGFGLEASGVVSAVGPEVQHLRPGDRVFLFSRGSFATSVTVPEELCEKIPESMSLEDAATMPCVYATAIYSLFNIGRLQRGQSILIHSACGGVGIAAIQLARMAGAVIYTTVGSEEKIRYLMDTFEIPRHHIFNSRDASFVEGIKSVTLGKGVDLALNSLSGELLHATWGCIAEFGTMVEIGKRDLLGSGKLEMAVFLANRSYCCVDLDQLCFKRRAVCKELLQRVVECYNDGYIQPVRPVTVFDAGKVREAFRFMQQGLHMGKIVIKIRDTPGADPEADLMTATRTREVSLGGGGGEEEDGSYLLVGGLGGLGQAVSRWLVERGARNLVYLSRSAGSGDEDQCFAEELRSMGARVTLVQGDVCQGADVRRAVEAAGGSNRLRGVLQMSMVLRDRAWDGMTLEDWQQAVAPKVQGTWNLHLATQSCAALDFFVLFSSISGIVGQPGQANYAAANTFLDSFARWRRSQGLPASAVDIGAVEDIGVISNNETLRRAMKTTGAYMINEVELLEALGASVLLKDGAVTGTSFVLGLASTTPLTSASNRSLWKKDMRMAVYRNITANEAGSGGVSSSSEALKTWLGLARGGDEELLKDPEAVGFLAHEIGKKLFTLVLRPEEEIQTSVALADLGMDSLVAIEMRTWWRVTFGSNISMLELLGMGNLEALAAHAIEGMLKALQGKT, from the exons ATGGCTCCCGGTATCATTTCTTCGACAAATGGCGACGAGTCCGATGACAGCCTTGTCGTCCTGGACAACTCTCCGATGAGCGTCGGCAATGGCAACCACCACAACAATGGTATTACCAATGCCACCTCGAATGGGCCGGATGGTAACGGTGCCCCCAATAGCAACAATGACCAGATTGACGGACCCATTTCCACCAATGGGCACATGAACGGCAGAGACGGCCCGGACACGTCCCCCACGTCCCCGGATGCCGCCATAGCCATTTGTGGCATGGCGTGCCGTCTTCCCGGCGGGCTGCACACCCCGCAGCAGTTGTGGGAGTTCCTCCTTGCCAAGGGAGACGCCAAGTCGGTCGTCCCCGAGTCTCGCTACAATGTGGACGCCTTCTACGACCCCTCGGGACGGCCCGGCACCGTCAAGACCCGGCACGGGtacttcctcgacgccgatcTGACAAAGGTGGACGGGGCCTTTTCCAGCTTCGTGCGTGGGTCGCTCGAGCGCATGGATCCCCACCATATCCAGATGATGGAGGTCGCTCGCGAGTGcctcgaggatgccggcgtGACCGGGTGGCGCGGCGGCCTCATCGGCTGCTACGTCGGCAGCTTTGGCGAAGACTGGATCGAGATGAACGCCAAGGAGAACCAGCCGTACGGCGTGTACCGCACCACCGGCTCTGGCGACTTTATGCTGTCCAACCACGTTTCGTACGAGCTGGATCTCAAGGGACCTAG TATGACAATTCGAACTgcctgctcggcggccatggtcgcCCTCCACGAAGCGTGCCGAGCTATCCGCCGCGGCGACTGCGAGTCGGCCATCGTTGGCGGTGCCAACCTGATTCTGGCCCCGGGCATGACGCAGGCCATGAGCGAGCAGGGCGTCCTCTCGCCCGAGGGCTCATGCAAGACCTTCTCCGCTGATGCCGACGGCTACGGGCGTGGCGAGGCCGTCTCCGCTCTGTTCATCAagcccctcgacgccgcgctcaGGGACGGGAACCCGGTGCGCGCCATCATCAAGCAGACGGCGACCAAC GCCGACGGCAAAACGCAAGGGGTGTCCATGCCCAGCACCGAGAGCCACGAGGCCTTGATCCGGAAAGCATATGAGCTGGCCAACATTGAAGACTTCTCCAAGACCACCTTCGTCGAGTGTCACGGCACCGGCACGCCCACGGGCGACCCCATAGAAACAAACGCCGTGGCCCGTGTCTTCGGCTCCCGGGAGCGCCAGCTGTTCATCGGTTCCGTCAAGCCGAACCTGGGACACTCCGAGGGCGCGTCGGGCCTGACGTCTCTCATCAAGGTCGTGATGGCGCTCGAGAACCGAGTGATCCCACCCAACATCAAGTTCTCTCGCCCCAACCCGAACATCCCGTTCAAGGAGAGCAACCTCGTTGTTCCGGTCGACGCCACGCCCTGGCCCAAGGAGGCATACGAGCGAGCAAGCATCAACAgcttcggcatcggcgggACCAACGCGCACGCCATCCTCGACTCGGCGCGCTCGTACGGTGTCGAGAAAGACCCGCGcccttcctcgtcgttgtcgtcgttgtcgtcgtcgtcgtcgtcgtcgtcaagcatgatacagcagcagcaacagcaggaGACGctcaacgccgacgacgagccccAGTTACTCCTTTACTCGGCAAACTCGTCCAGTTCCCTCAAGAAGACGGTCGAGAACTTCCAGCCGTTTGTGGAGAACAACCCGGACAAGCTCGCCCAGCTGGCGTACACGCTGGccaacggccgagagcaccTCGCCCACCGCGCGTTCGCCATGGTCACTAGGGGCGGCGACCCGGTTGTGTCCCCGTTCGTCCGGGCaccgcagccgcagcagtCGCCGGACGTCGTCATGGTGTTCACGGGCCAGGGCGCGCAGTGGCCGGCCATgggcgccgagctgctcaGGCAAAACAACTCGGTGTTTCAGTCGACCATTCGCTCCCTCGACGCGGCCCTGGATAAGGCATTGCTCACGAAGCCCGAGTGGAGCCTGGAGCGGGAGCTTCTCAAGGTCGGCAAGCAGAGCCGCATGGAACTGGCCGAGGTGTCCCAGCCTCTCTGCGCAGCCGTCCAGATTGCCCTCGTCAACACGCTCGCGTCCGTGGGCGTCCGGccgatcgccgtcgtcgggcaCTCGAGCGGCGAGATCGGCGGAGCgtacgccgccggcgccctcacGGCCCGGGAAGCCATCGTCGTGGCCTGGCTCCGTGGTGTCGCAGCCAAGAGGCAGCAGAGGACGGGAAgcatggccgccgtcggcctcggctggGACGAGGTGAAGCCGTACCTGGCCGGCACCAAGGCGGTTGTCGCCTGCGAGAACTCGCCCCATAGCGTCACCATCTCGGGCGACTCGCCCGcggtcgaggccgtcttggccaagatcaagcaGTCGCCGCCCCCTGGTGGTAAGGACGTCCTCGCAAGACTCCTCAAGATCGACAAGGCCTACCACTCCTACCACATGGCAGAGGTGGGCGACTGGTACcgtgccgccctcgaagagcaccatgtcgtcggcgacggcgccgctcGCAACAATTGTCTCTTCTACAGCAGCGTCTCGGGCAAGCTCCTTCGGCCGGGCGACTCGCTCGGCCCCGGATACTGGAAGAGAAACCTCGAAAGCCCCGTCCTCTTCTCCACGGCCGTTTCTCAGATGCTACAAAACCCTGAGCTGTCGAAGCCGAaccgcgccgtcttcctcgaggtcggcccgcactcggccatggccggcCCGCTGCGGCAGATCATGGCAAAggtcttgccgccgccagtgGCGTCGCTGCCGTACGTGTCGGCCATGGTCCGCGGCCGGAACTGCATCGAAAGCTACCTTACGGCCGTCGGCAAGCTCCACCAGGTCAACGTGTCCATCGACCTGCGGGCTTTGCTGCCGAGGGACGGGTCGAagcccttcctcgccgaccttCCCCGGTACGCCTGGGATCACGAGGAGACGGCCTGGTGGGAGTCGAGAACATCTAAGGAGTGGCGTTCGCGCAAGCACCCGTACCACGAGCTCCTCGGTGTTCGCACGACCGAGAGCACCGATCTCGAGCCGGCATGGCGGAACGTTTTCCACATCGAGCAGTCGCCCTGGGTCCGCGACCATgtcatcgccgaggacgtcgtgTTTCCTTTCGCCGGCTACATGGcgatggccgccgaggcagCACGGCAGGCCACCGGCGTCGAAGACGGCTACGCGCTCCGCCATGTCATCGTCAGCACGGCgctcgtcgtcaccgacgGTAAGCCCCTGGAGCTCCTGACCACGCtgcgtcctcgccgcctcaCCGACTCCCTTGACAGTCAGTGGTGGGAGTTCAGCATCGCTTCGCACAATGGCGCCCTGTGGACGAAGCATTGTACCGGCCAGGTCCGGTCTCTCagccgcggcgtcgacggtggCGGCATCCCGCCCTCctgcggcgacgacgcccgtCACAGCATGACGCGCACGCTGGGCACGCGCAAGGCGTACAACATCATGCAGGAAGTGGGCCTCAGGTAcggccccttcttccaggcCCTGCAGAACATCAAGACCGGCACGCTGGACAGgtcagcggcggccgcggtgCGCGTCCCGGAgctggagggcggcgcggcccAGCAGCCGTACCATCTGCATCCCATCATGCTCGATGCCTGCCTGCAGATTTTAAGCGTCGCGGCGACCAGGGGCTACACCAAGAGGCTCGACATGGTCATACCCACTCTCGTGGAAGAGCTTGAGGTCTATCGCAGCAcgtccgccgtcgagctGTTGTCCGAGGCGCAAGTGAAcagcctcggcgccatcaccgGTTCTGCCAGGTGTTTCGCAGATGGCCAAGTGGTCCTCCGCATGGCCGGGGCCCGTCTCGCTCCGCTGCCGGGGCAGAGCGCGGCCGGAGGCGCCAAGGACACTCACTCGACCGCCCGCTACACGTGGAGCCCCCAcgtcgacttcctcgacgagcgaAGCCTCATTGACACGCCAGCGGCGGAGGACCGTGAGCTCTACCTGCCCGTCCTGGATGAGATGACGCAGCTCAGTCTCGTCTACGCCGACCGGCGTCTTGCCCCGCTGCGTACCGAGGTTCCGTTCATGGCGAAGTACGGGAGCTGGATCCGCGAgcaggcgtcgagggccgacgccgccctcgtcgagatggaggacTGGGCCCTtttcgaggccgtcaagagCAGACTTCACTCGCTCCACGAcaccgccgcggccggggcggcgcTGGCCATCTTCAAGATCCTCAGCAGCATCACCGGTATCTTCCAAGGCCGCGACAGCGCGTCCAacgtgctgctggccgacgacAGCCTCGCCAAGGTCAGGATCCTCCGGGACCGGGCCTTTGACACGTCCCGTCTGCTCTGCCAGCTCGCCTTCTCGCGGCCCGACCTgcgcgtcctcgagctcgaggccggcatggGCACccagacggccgaggccctcggcaGCCTCGCGCTCGAGACCGGCGGCCCCGTCATGTACTCGGCCTACACCTTCACCGACCTGTCCTCGGGagtggtgacggcggccaaggagcGCTTCAAGGCGGCCGCAAACATGCAGTACAAAACGCTCGACATCTCCCAGCCGCTTGAGGAGCAGGGATTTGCCGGCGAtaatgacgacgacggatacGACGTTATCATCGCCACCAATGTGATGCACACCACGCCGACGTTGTCCGACAGCCTGTCGAATCTACGTCGGCTTCTGCGTCCTAACGGCCGCGTTATCTTGCAGGAGTTCTCGGCGGGCTCCTCCAAGTGGCTCAACTTCATCATGGGCGCCATGCCCCGGTGGTGGAGCGGCGTCACCGACGGCAGGGTCGACGCGCCTTACATGGACCTCGCCTCCTGGGGCTCAGCCCTGAGCGCAGCCGGtctcgccgtctcggcctccaTGCCGGACGCGGAGCGCGAGACCCTGCGGCAGAACAGCATGATGATTGTGAGGCATGCCGACTTCGTGGCCAAGTCCCCGTCCGGTCGCGAGGTCACCCTGCTCTGCCGCACCGGCTCCGAGGAGCCCGACGTCGTGGAGAGGCTGAAGAGGGAGCTGGCCCAGGCCGGGTATGTCGTGAACCAGCGGACATTGGGCGACGAGATACCCCAGGGCGAAGACGtcgtcgcgctgctcgaTGAGCAggacgccttcttcgacggCATCGATGAGGAGCGATATGTGGCGTTCAAGAGTCTGGTTAGggccgcctccgccggcggTTCCGGCATCTTCTGGATCACGAGGCTCTGCCAGGTGCCCCCCTTCGAGAGCCCATCCCACGCGCAGGTGCTCGGTACGGCACGCACCATCCGGTCCGAGGCGGCCGTAGCCTTTGCCACGTGTGAGGTGGACGACAcgagcgcctcggccgggaGCATCGCTGCCGTCTTCAGGCAGTTTCAGACGGCGCGGGAGGCCAagccggcaacggcgacagACGACGCTATGACACTGGACCCGGACTACGAGtacgccatcgtcgacaacGTTGTACATGCAGGGCGCTTCTGTcccttctccatcgccgacgagctgcggTGCGCCGACGCCCGAGACCGGATCGTCCTCGACAAAGGGAAACCGGGACTGGCCATGGCCTTGAGCTGGAACCGCCGTGTTCCCGTGCCGCTCGTGCAGAACCttgtcgaggtcaaggtTTCGGCCGCCGGCTTGAACTTCAGG GACGTGCTGAGTgccaacggcatcgtcgacatgCCGGAGGAGGGCTTCGGTCTCGAGGCCTCGGGCGTCGTCTCGGCAGTTGGCCCCGAAGTCCAGCACCTCCGGCCGGGCGACCGTGTCTTTTTGTTCAGCCGAGGCTCTTTCGCAACATCCGTCACTGTCCCCGAGGAACTTTGCGAGAAGATCCCCGAATCTATGTCACTGGAGGACGCCGCGACGATGCCTTGTGTCTACGCCACAGCCATCTACTCACTTTTCAACATTGGCCGCTTGCAGAGAGGACAG TCCATCCTGATCCACAGCGCCTGCGGtggcgtcggcatcgccgccatccagctcGCCCGCATGGCCGGCGCGGTCATCTACACGACGGTAGGCAGCGAGGAGAAGATTAGGTACCTCATGGACACGTTCGAAATTCCCCGACACCACATCTTCAACTCGCGGGACGCGTCCTTTGTCGAGGGCATCAAATCCGTCACCCTGGGAAAAGGCGTCGACCTTGCCCTGAACTCGCTGTCTGGCGAGCTCCTGCATGCCACATGGGGGTGCATTGCCGAGTTTGGTACCATGGTTGAGATTGGCAAACGAGACCTCCTTGGCTCTGGGAAACTGGAAATGGCCGTCTTCCTGGCCAACCGATCTTACTGCTGCGTCGATCTTGACCAGCTATGCTTCAAGAGGCGTGCCGTCTGCAAGGA GCTCCTTCAACGAGTTGTCGAGTGCTACAACGACGGCTATATCCAGCCTGTCCGACCCGTCACTGTTTTCGACGCCGGAAAGGTCCGCGAAGCGTTCCGCTTTATGCAGCAGGGCCTTCACATGGGCAAGATCGTGATCAAGATCCGCGACACTCCCGGCGCCGACCCTGAGGCGGACTTGATGACTGCTACGCGCACGAGGGAGGTCtcccttggcggcggcggcggcgaggaggaggacggctCATAcctgctcgtcggcggcctcggcggcttgGGTCAGGCGGTCTCGCGCTGGCTCGTCGAGCGCGGGGCGCGCAACCTCGTCTACCTCTCGCGCAGCGCCGGGtccggcgacgaggaccaatgcttcgccgaggagctgcgcaGCATGGGCGCCCGGGTGACGCTGGTCCAGGGCGATGTCTGCCAGGGCGCAGACGTCCGGCGTGccgtggaggcggcgggcggctcGAATCGGCTCCGTGGCGTCCTTCAGATGTCCATGGTCCTCCGCGATCGCGCGTGGGACGGCATGACGCTCGAGGACTGGCAGCAGGCCGTCGCGCCCAAGGTCCAAGGGACGTGGAACCTGCACCTCGCCACGCAGTCCTGCGCGGCCCTCGATTTCTTtgtcctcttctcctccatctccggcatcgtcggccaaCCGGGCCAGGCCAACTACGCCGCGGCTAATACCTTCCTCGATTCCTTTGCCCGGTGGCGCCGGAGCCAGGGCCTCCCGGcgtccgccgtcgacatcggcgccgtcgaggacattgGCGTCATCTCCAACAACGAAACCCTCCGCCGCGCCATGAAGACAACGGGCGCCTACATGATCAACGAGGTGGAGCTCCTggaggccctcggcgcgTCCGTCCTGCTCAAAGACGGGGCCGTCACGGGAACCAGCTTTGTCCTCGGCTTGGCCTCGACCACGCCTCTCACCAGCGCCAGCAACCGCTCCCTGTGGAAGAAGGACATGCGCATGGCCGTGTACCGCAATATTACGGCCAACGAGGCCGGCTCCGGgggcgtctcgtcgtcgagcgagGCGCTCAAGACCTGGCTCGGCTTGGCACgaggtggcgacgaggagttGCTCAAGGACCCGGAAGCCGTGGGCTTCCTGGCGCACGAGATCGGCAAAAAGCTCTTCACCCTCGTACTACGacccgaggaggagattCAGACGTCAGTCGCTCTGGCGGATCTCGGCATGGACTCTCTCGTCGCCATTGAGATGCGCACTTGGTGGCGTGTCACCTTTGGCTCCAATATCAGCATGCTTGAGCTCCTGGGCATGGGCAATTTAGAGGCCCTTGCCGCGCACGCTATCGAGGGGATGCTAAAGGCACTTCAGGGGAAGACCTAG
- a CDS encoding uncharacterized protein (Putative zn(2)Cys(6) fungal-type DNA-binding domain, transcription factor domain, fungi), protein MFTACDQCRIKKIRCDKERPRCSNCNRLGIYCNWSGHGKKPNQTVLLNQSIAAIEGRLERIEGRLSFISQTQQHLAPHYAAKPPGSMPDTDSAYVPGISPPESPGSLLAGKPPPPAVHHIEHGAYGYERYFGPTSLISLLHHFDDLPMLQCKDSNNKSNSCQANMPGTATPNPVTGTTSTSSPLADAAGSVRRLVSLHRAQQDARDVKQDGRAVVKEPSMLMLVALVDPYFQLCNPHLPIWTRAGFRKQLNADQENANAARPTSFAVCANNLVLLTLIAMALHGQAKSSMSSNSTIDREVIQSYIENASRAISRVGQLLEPRLINVQALVSLVCLTEEASSLTLDLAHQVAKSMGLYQSQEGRSKLSPEEFEERQNILYCLYCLDKTVCWSHGCSSSNGSAFGFLGGVTGTQPPADQSGDTGVTHYMSARFALAQIDDVLYASLYGPDVTATQCFEGQSKDLNFHGFEAQLRHWADVHGLGSDAGAGAGGGESAADDENDRFSLTSRLDLEISYKLTHMQLLLRFLDDPEVSVSLLEDARSCLVSLQRLWAATSDPGHCSSFARLASSFPPTVVCRLACEAAKSEGPGGRDLELLGFLGQSLRTIASLFATGTSYMAKLSAFVDIMLQFVQDSHQDRTQGQQLVFSQQQLKECQGDQPSPKGGIPRDQTLGLKNGSSATPMSSAPTVLDTTGIDIVANKEAGTELGILMSCGSDEAHESDLGGGYLASSMELWSHESNPSPMAFGGLDGWVIDTERMWWNDNVE, encoded by the exons ATGTTTACGGCATGTGACCAATGCCGTATCAAGAAGATCCGCTGTGACAAAGAGAGGCCGCGGTGTTCCAATTGCAACCGACTCGGCATATACTGCAACTGGTCAGGACATGGCAAAAAGCCGAACCAAACCGTGCTGCT CAACCAGTCCATCGCAGCCATCGAGGGTCGCCTTGAGCGTATCGAGGGCAGGCTGTCCTTCATATCCCAAACGCAACAGCATCTGGCCCCGCATTACGCAGCCAAGCCGCCCGGGTCGATGCCAGACACGGACTCGGCTTACGTCCCAGGCATTTCCCCGCCCGAGTCGCCGGGAAGTCTGCTAGCGGGGAAGCCGCCTCCGCCCGCGGTGCACCACATCGAGCATGGAGCCTATGGCTACGAGCGTTACTTCGGGCCCACGTCTCTCATCTCCTTGTTGCACCACTTTGACGATCTCCCGATGTTGCAATGCAAGGACAGCAACAATAAGAGCAACAGCTGCCAAGCCAACATGCCAGGAACGGCAACACCCAATCCCGTAACTGGAACAACATCAACGAGTAGCCCCTTGGCAGACGCTGCCGGAAGCGTGAGAAGGCTCGTGTCGCTCCACAGAGCGCAGCAGGACGCTCGGGACGTCAAGCAAGATGGTAGGGCTGTGGTCAAGGAGCCCTCGATGCTCATGCTGGTAGCCCTCGTGGACCCTTACTTCCAGCTTTGCAACCCTCATCTCCCGATATGGACCCGGGCAGGGTTCCGCAAACAGCTCAACGCGGACCAGGAGAACGCAAACGCTGCCCGGCCCACGTCCTTCGCCGTGTGCGCGAACAACCTCGTGCTGCTGACGCTCATCGCCATGGCCCTTCACGGACAAGCCAAAAGCTCAATGAGCTCCAACAGCACGATCGACAGGGAAGTCATTCAATCCTACATCGAGAACGCGAGTCGGGCCATCTCCCGAGTGGGACAGCTTCTGGAACCACGCCTAATCAATGTCCAAGCCCTCGTATCGTTG GTCTGCCTTACGGAGGAAGCATCCAGCCTCACCTTGGACCTGGCACACCAGGTCGCCAAGTCTATGGGCCTTTACCAATCCCAGGAGGGGAGGTCGAAGCTGAGCCCTGAGGAGTTTGAGGAGAGGCAAAACATTCTCTACTGCCTCTACTGCCTCGACAAGACTGTGTGCTGGAGCCACGGATGCTCGTCCAGCAATGGCAGCGCTTTTGGGTTCCTCGGCGGAGTGACAGGCACGCAGCCGCCCGCCGACCAGTCGGGCGACACGGGCGTCACCCACTACATGAGCGCCAGGTTCGCACTGGCACAAATCGACGATGTCCTCTACGCCAGCCTCTACGGGCCAGACGTGACGGCGACGCAGTGCTTCGAGGGTCAGTCCAAGGACCTCAACTTCCATGGCTTTGAGGCCCAGCTCAGGCACTGGGCAGATGTTCATGGGCTTGGCagtgacgccggcgccggcgctggcggcggcgagagtgcggcggacgacgagaacgaccGGTTCTCTCTTACGTCCCGGCTGGACCTCGAGATCAGCTATAAACTGACGCACATGCAGCTGCTGTTGCGTTTTCTGGACGATCCCGAAGTCAGTGTCTCACTGCTGGAGGATGCTCGCAGCTGTCTGGTTTCCTTGCAGCGGTTGTGGGCTGCCACGTCCGACCCCGGCCACTGCTCCAGCTTCGCTCG GCTTGCTTCGTCGTTTCCTCCGACAGTGGTCTGCAGACTCGCTTGTGAGGCCGCAAAGTCAGAGGGGCCGGGGGGTCGCGATCTGGAGCTCCTGGGCTTCCTAGGCCAATCGCTACGGACGATCGCGTCCCTATTCGCGACTGGAACCTCGTACATGGCAAAACTCTCTGCGTTTGTTGACATCATGCTGCAATTCGTCCAGGACAGTCATCAGGACAGGACGCAAGGGCAGCAGCTTGTTTTctcccagcagcagctgAAGGAATGTCAGGGTGACCAGCCGTCGCCCAAAGGGGGCATTCCAAGAGACCAGACCCTGGGATTGAAGAACGGTAGCAGCGCTACCCCCATGAGTTCGGCTCCGACAGTACTGGACACAACCGGCATAGATATCGTCGCGAACAAGGAAGCGGGGACAGAATTGGGTATCTTGATGAGTTGTGGAAGCGATGAGGCTCACGAGAGCGATTTAGGTGGCGGATATTTGGCCTCATCAATGGAGCTTTGGAGCCACGAATCGAACCCTTCTCCTATGGCGTTTGGGGGTTTGGATGGCTGGGTGATTGACACGGAGCGCATGTGGTGGAATGATAACGTGGAATAA